The Erigeron canadensis isolate Cc75 chromosome 1, C_canadensis_v1, whole genome shotgun sequence genome segment ATCTGCAGTAAATGATCATTGAAGATGCCCCTATGCAATCTGAAAAAAACTATAGTTACAAGATAATCATCTTGAAGCAAAAGGAACTAACACTTATTCTTTTAAGTAGAGTTAATAATTACTCTACTCCACTTGATTTAAGATAATTATGTGTTTGAGTATTGACACTTTCTATTGGAGTGGCAGAATTTAATATTGCGGTTGGTAGTGGCAGTGTGGCACTGTTTCAATATACcttcttatttttgtattaACTGTAGACTACAAGTTACTGCATGAATATATGTTAAGTATTTGGCTTACTTATCGGTCATTGCTAGTGTTAAACCTATGACTGAGTATAGACGCATTAATCTGGAAGCGTTGATGCACATTtcttgatatttatttttttcacatgCATTGCATTTTCAGAGAATGATGCAGGAAGCTTCAATAATAGTGTTGCTGGGCAACAGGTTAGTGCTGTCAGGTTTTATATAGTCTCAGATGGATAAATACACTTTAGTTTTTCTCACCAAAATCaggttttttaaaaaggtaGCGTGGAATCGTATTCCAttgtaataaacaaaaatttggTTTTCCAGTTAATATGGTTCATCTCTTGCTTTATGTTTACTTGATGATGGGATTCGTCCTCAAGTATTTTTTAAGACAGCTGAAGAAATCCAATTTCTTTAGCTTTTCACTTGTAACTCAATATGTAAAGCATGTTTCTTTGCTtgctaatttttttattttcaattttcaccaGGCTGTATTGGAAACTGTAGCCAGGGTCAAGTCCAAGAAAAATGACACAAAAGACGATAAGTATGGACTCTGATCAGTTATTTCAAGCTCTATATTTAATAGCTTATACCTTAATCATAATAATCTTGGTCAAATGCAGAAGTTAGATTAAAGAGTACTACTCATATTAAGACAAATCTTGTAGGTCCTTTCAACTTCATCATGTTTTCAATATGGATAATGACAATGGAGCAGAAGAAACACCAACACTAATTGACAGGAAGGTAAAAACTTGAAGTTTGTtctgcctttcaaaaaaaaaaaaaaacttttgtaatgttatataatatattttagcTACAGGTATTGATGTATCGTCGTTTTTTGTTCAGGATAATGTTTTTATAATCTCcaatttcaaatcaaaatatcccGTGCTACAGTTAGACCTGAGGTAATTTTCCAGCTTCATGGCTATCTTTCTATCAATATTTTGCTACAAAAGCAACATTTTAAATTCAATCATCCAATTTCTTATTGTTGATTTTACAGGTTAATCTCGGATCTTGTAGTTGTTATTGTATCTGCCACTTGTGGCGGCATAGCCTTCGCGTGCGCAGGACAACCAGTATGAACACTCTTTTGGTCTTTGCTTGTGCTCATTTATTTTATCCTCAAATGTGTACTGCTTATGTCTTAATTTTTACATGACTAACTATGGCCATCATTCTGTTTTAACAGGTGATTACTGGATATTTGCTGGCAGGATCTCTTGTTGGGCCCGGTGGGCTGGATGTGGTCAGTGAATTGGTCCAAGTACGTCACCTAGACCTAGTATTTAACACTTCTACCCCACGATTATATATTGTGCTCCTTTACAAGGCTGTAATGATATATAGGAGCTAAAACTTGCTTGTTCaaatttaggtagaaactgtaGCACAATTTGGTGtaattttccttctttttgcTTTGGGATTGGAGTTCTCTGTGGCGAAGGTTAGGTTCTTAATTATCACTAATTTGTTATGTCTTACCTACTAACTTTATTCATGTGATCTTGTCAGTGCAATAAACTATTTTAACGTAATTCTGATTCTAGCTTAAAGTTGTTCGGGCTGTTGCTGTTCTTGGTGGACTGCTTCAGAGTTTCTTGTTTATGTGCATTTGTGGGATTACTGCCTCTGTAAGTCAATGATTCCTTTTAACGTCTTTTGGGGCCAGGTTCAGTTTTATGTGTTCACTGTTATCAGTTCTTTTAGGGTATTTCTTTTTTTCAGTTTAGCTTCTCTGATTTATGGAATTGGATGCCTTTTGCAGTTATGTGGCGGCAAACCTTCTGAGGGAGTTTTTGTTGGTGTGCTCCTTTCAATGTCTTCAACAGCAGTGGTAAAGACAATGCAACTTAAATCCTTGGAGTGCATGAACCTCTAATTTCATTATAGCTAACTAAATGTTAATGGTTATTGCAAAATGTTTATTCTGCAGGTCCTGAAATTTTTAATGGAGAAGAATAGTATTAATGCTCTTCATGGACAAGTTACTATCGGGACTCTCATCTTACAGGTCCTTAGCATCCCCCCCCTCTGAATGTCATCTAGATATAGAGCTTGATCCAGTAGACTTACAAACGATCCTATATTCATCCCAATGGTTTTAGATGATATTAGCAACCACTGTGTAAATGATTTTATTGTGCTCTTGATCATATCCATGATgtttagtttactttttttctAATAGGATTGTGCTGTGGGTTTATTGTTTGCTCTTCTTCCTGTCCTTGGGGGAACTTCAGGCGTTCTACAGGGAGTAATATCCATGACTAAATCGTAAGTTATTGATATCTTGATCTGTTGACTTCCTCGTTTGCATACTAATTTAGTTCGATGTATAGGATCTTAGATCTTATATTAGGTTCCGGTATTTCATGTTAATGCTTTTCAAATGAAAATGTGTACTTTTCACACTGAATCTGCTTCAATGAATATCAGAGAATTTTGTTGATTTCAGCATACTGATTCTTAGTTAGTCAGGCTGGTGGCGTTGATTGCATTTTTGGCTGTATTATCAGTATTTTCAAGGACTGGCTTGCCTTCGTTCCTTAAACTGATGATAAGCCTTTCCTCACAGGTGTGAAGTTATTTAATGTTTTTCAGGTTTTAAAATTGACCATTTGTATAGTGTTCCCCTTTTAGGCATGTTGACATGTCATTATATATCGTTTATTTATCCTTTCTTAATTGTCTGTGCAGACCAATGAACTGTACCAGTTGGCATCTGTTGCATTTTGCCTGCTTGTTGCCTGGGTATGTGTTTCTACATAATACTTGATCTTATCTTTAAAACAAATCCATGTTGTGACTGCATTTCATGCAGTATCTTATTAGTTTATTCATGTAATTTCAGTCAAGTGATAAGCTTGGTCTAAGTTTAGAATTGGGCTCGTTTGCTGCTGGGGTTATGATATCAACAACCGATCTTGCTCAGCATACACTTGAACAAGTAAGATTGCAGCTGTTTTTTCCTTATGATTTGTTTGGTCACGCCCATTAATTTGGTTTGGAGCAATATAAATAAACCCCTCCCTGATAAATTTAGTTTATAATATTATAGGGAAATGATTTTCGTACCACAAATATTGATACATCTACCACATAGTACAATTGTTAAAACATACCGTACAAACCATTAAAGCATACATGTGGaagattaattaatatatgtggtACAAGAATCACTTCCCAGTATTATATGTGGCTGTTTCTGGTATTCAGTTATTCTTTCCGGAAATTAGTTTAGTACTTTGACAGTTTCGCTAATTTTAATGTGTTCCAAACATTCTTGTGGTCATACGGTGCGTGTTATCttatatgatcccacatcggccaagtatgggattggttggtggtttataagcctaggtgtcccctccttctttaagctagcttttgggagtgagttctacacctagcttatggcatgatacgcgcctattatgggatgggatCGTAtaaattggtatcagagccatccctacctttcgaggttccaacgctcggagtggtggcctatggattggtggcttggacccaaggagAAGGGTGCCAACTATGACCAACATAGCTgtgaccaacgaggacgttggctcttcaaagggtggggtattgatatgatcccacatcggccaagtatgggattggttggtggtttataagcctaggtgtcccctcctcctttgagctagcttttgggagtgagttctacacctagcttatggcatgatatgcgcctattatgggatgggttcgtatcattATCATATATGTTACAATATGTATTGTCGTATAAACCGTGATGAATATGTATTTATCTCAAATGTTCTTGTGGTCATgtagattttgttattttatctGTTACAATATGTGTTTATCAAAGTAAAACATGTTGACTTTATATAATGATAGCAGTATGTGTTCAGCATAAAGATTCTTGGATTGAAGTGTTTACTAATGCAGGTTGAACCTATACGCAATTTCTTTGCTGCTCTCTTTCTTGCTAGCATCGGCATGCTGATTCATGTTCATTTTCTGTGGAATCACATTGATATCCTGCTAGCATCAGTTTTGTTGGTGGTTATTGCCAAGACAATTGTAATATCCATAGTTGTCAAGGGTTTTGGCTACAACAACAAAACTTCAGTTCTTGTAAGTTTTATCATGCTTTTAGACTTGTAACCCAGTTTTTCGGCAATAGAATGCTAGTATAAGAAATGACTGTTTTTGAACACTCTCCAGTCAGTGTAGCAATTTTCAACTGACTGGTACAATGGTTGGTTAGAATAGTAGCTTGAAACTGATCAATTGGCTCAAAAAGGGTAGAAAGTTGATTAAAATTGTATTTTAATGCGTAAACTTCTTCAAGTCATTGTATTTGAAGTTTCAGATTATATGTGAATAATTATCTGACACACTAGTAAAAAGTCTGAAGTTTTTGTTCAAAAAGTGTGTCACGTCAACCCAACCTGACCTCGCCAGTTCATGAACCTCTACACTTTACTTTCTAAGCTAATAAATGTCATAATCATTAGAAACCTTACTGGTGATGCCATTATTGTAGTAGAA includes the following:
- the LOC122580125 gene encoding K(+) efflux antiporter 6-like, whose translation is MNYRDHHCRRRFSLVIQFLSLISLIIYASADVTVSETDQQQLQQVEETATAAGISFVNNATVNATTDRDRSFAGMIDRALEKEFTESDQNEENDAGSFNNSVAGQQAVLETVARVKSKKNDTKDDKSFQLHHVFNMDNDNGAEETPTLIDRKDNVFIISNFKSKYPVLQLDLRLISDLVVVIVSATCGGIAFACAGQPVITGYLLAGSLVGPGGLDVVSELVQVETVAQFGVIFLLFALGLEFSVAKLKVVRAVAVLGGLLQSFLFMCICGITASLCGGKPSEGVFVGVLLSMSSTAVVLKFLMEKNSINALHGQVTIGTLILQDCAVGLLFALLPVLGGTSGVLQGVISMTKSLVALIAFLAVLSVFSRTGLPSFLKLMISLSSQTNELYQLASVAFCLLVAWSSDKLGLSLELGSFAAGVMISTTDLAQHTLEQVEPIRNFFAALFLASIGMLIHVHFLWNHIDILLASVLLVVIAKTIVISIVVKGFGYNNKTSVLVGMSLAQIGEFAFVLLSRASNLHLVEGKLYMLLLGTTALSLVTTPLLFKIIPAVVHLGVLLRWFTPDSQTEMGFKVDGLRSDSAKQRIALIAKDLLIHEG